In the genome of Nocardioides marmoribigeumensis, one region contains:
- a CDS encoding response regulator transcription factor: protein MIPQLLVVEDDDGIAVPLVRTLEREGYAVERVATGSAGLERASRGDLDLVVLDLGLPDLDGLDVCRQLRSDGFPGGILILTARGGELDRVVGLDVGADDYLGKPFALAELLARTRALLRRAHRVPPADAGEQAVPAAPADGLRVDPQARRVWVEDREVGLTSKEFDLLALLDSERGAVLTRERLMDEVWDENWFGSTKTLDVTMGRLRQKLQESAAPVQIVTVRGVGFRLEAG from the coding sequence GTGATCCCCCAGCTCCTCGTCGTCGAGGACGACGACGGCATCGCCGTCCCGCTCGTCCGCACGCTCGAGCGGGAGGGGTACGCCGTCGAGCGGGTCGCGACCGGGTCCGCCGGCCTGGAGCGCGCCTCCCGGGGTGACCTCGACCTCGTCGTGCTCGACCTGGGGCTGCCCGACCTGGACGGCCTCGACGTCTGCCGCCAGCTGCGCAGCGACGGCTTCCCCGGCGGCATCCTCATCCTCACCGCCCGGGGCGGGGAGCTCGACCGGGTGGTCGGGCTCGACGTGGGCGCCGACGACTACCTCGGCAAGCCCTTCGCCCTCGCCGAGCTCCTCGCGCGGACGCGGGCCCTGCTGCGCCGGGCCCACCGGGTGCCGCCCGCGGATGCCGGGGAGCAGGCCGTGCCCGCGGCGCCGGCCGATGGGCTCCGGGTCGACCCCCAGGCCCGCCGGGTCTGGGTCGAGGACCGCGAGGTCGGGCTGACCTCCAAGGAGTTCGACCTGCTCGCCCTGCTCGACTCCGAGCGCGGCGCGGTCCTCACCCGCGAGCGGCTCATGGACGAGGTCTGGGACGAGAACTGGTTCGGCTCCACCAAGACCCTCGACGTGACGATGGGTCGCCTGCGGCAGAAGCTGCAGGAGAGCGCCGCGCCCGTCCAGATCGTCACCGTCCGCGGGGTCGGCTTCCGGCTCGAAGCAGGCTGA
- a CDS encoding ATP-binding protein: MRRRLVAAFVGLTVLVVALYGIPRAFLLSDLVRIDEQARVDRTADVLALLLDERLADGRGVTADYLDSVAAPGEGLRVSGVPDGPVRTSTVLGDPDGSIQASRPLAGGGRVTVTRSGEAVAEELAEALLPLALLGLLLAALAALASFLLAERLARPFRELAGTARRLGEGRLHPDVPTYDVPEADAIGRALVEAGRRLDLLLAQERRVAVHASHELRTPLTALRLELEDLALGPDVSPAVTQGLHHGVAELDRLSAAVTDLLELADSHRAATEADVDLETLVAEAVARRRAEGVPVAHEPSQPAPTRFDPLPVLQALDLLVEEALAAGAREATVSVSARPTHLELRVSGAARAGDGTGGAPERLTRAGELAATAGGQVARDGTTLVLRLPRRAPLGSRDSAQ; the protein is encoded by the coding sequence GTGCGCCGGCGGCTCGTCGCGGCGTTCGTGGGCCTGACCGTCCTGGTCGTGGCCCTCTACGGCATCCCGCGGGCCTTCCTCCTCTCCGACCTCGTGCGCATAGACGAGCAGGCCCGCGTCGACCGCACCGCCGACGTGCTGGCCCTGCTGCTCGACGAGCGCCTCGCCGACGGGCGGGGCGTCACCGCGGACTACCTCGACTCGGTCGCCGCTCCGGGCGAGGGGCTGCGCGTCTCGGGGGTCCCGGACGGCCCCGTCCGCACCTCGACGGTGCTCGGTGACCCCGACGGCTCGATCCAGGCGAGCCGACCCCTGGCCGGCGGCGGCCGAGTCACGGTCACCCGGTCCGGCGAGGCGGTGGCCGAGGAGCTCGCCGAGGCACTGCTGCCGCTGGCCCTCCTCGGCCTGCTGCTCGCGGCCCTGGCCGCCCTCGCCAGCTTCCTGCTGGCCGAGCGCCTCGCGCGGCCGTTCCGTGAGCTCGCCGGCACCGCTCGCAGGCTCGGCGAGGGTCGGCTGCACCCCGACGTGCCGACGTACGACGTCCCCGAGGCCGACGCGATCGGGCGCGCCCTGGTCGAGGCCGGCCGGCGCCTGGACCTGCTGCTCGCCCAGGAGCGTCGGGTGGCCGTCCACGCCTCCCACGAGCTGCGGACGCCGCTGACCGCGCTGCGGCTGGAGCTGGAGGACCTCGCGCTCGGTCCCGACGTGTCCCCCGCCGTGACCCAGGGCCTGCACCACGGGGTCGCCGAGCTCGACCGGCTCTCGGCGGCCGTCACCGACCTGCTCGAGCTCGCCGACTCGCACCGCGCCGCGACCGAGGCCGACGTCGACCTCGAGACCCTCGTCGCCGAGGCGGTCGCCCGGAGGCGTGCGGAGGGCGTGCCGGTCGCCCACGAGCCGTCGCAGCCCGCTCCCACGCGGTTCGACCCGCTGCCCGTCCTCCAGGCCCTCGACCTGCTGGTGGAGGAGGCGCTGGCCGCAGGGGCGCGGGAGGCGACGGTGTCGGTGTCCGCGCGGCCCACGCACCTCGAGCTCCGGGTGAGCGGGGCGGCCCGGGCGGGCGACGGCACCGGGGGCGCCCCGGAACGCCTCACTCGGGCGGGTGAGCTGGCGGCCACTGCCGGGGGCCAGGTGGCCCGCGACGGCACGACCCTCGTCCTGCGCCTGCCCCGACGCGCCCCCCTGGGCTCGCGCGATTCGGCACAATAA
- a CDS encoding GAF domain-containing sensor histidine kinase, with protein sequence MQTDPQTADAAIEEYAVLGGPTDEALQSVVELAALVCDVPHAAINLITRDHQHQVAAVGIDPSVCAREDSMCAAVLHEPAPVVTPDARQDSRFATNPFVTGEIGTVRFYASAPLVTPGGEAIGRLCVFDDLPHDLTAQRAHMLAELARRVVDVLELRLRTRQLEQSRDELRRSNELLSLFAGQVSHDLRSPLTAIMANAELLTLEPVVQEDEGVAALADATLAAGRRMAAMIQAILDFTVVGARLDMTDLDLGDLLTDVLTDLDPIVEERRARVSSGELPQVRGDRQQLYAVLLNLVSNAVKFTPATTRPVVEVRAVREDGRWRIEVSDNGRGIPAEQREGLFDLYSRGAGSGGVEGTGIGLATARRAVEAHGGSIGIEDAPGGGTTVWFTVPD encoded by the coding sequence GTGCAGACGGATCCCCAGACCGCTGACGCCGCGATCGAGGAGTACGCCGTCCTCGGCGGACCCACCGACGAGGCCCTCCAGAGCGTCGTCGAGCTCGCCGCCCTGGTGTGCGACGTCCCGCACGCCGCGATCAACCTGATCACGCGCGACCACCAGCACCAGGTGGCGGCGGTCGGCATCGACCCGTCGGTGTGCGCACGCGAGGACTCGATGTGCGCCGCGGTGCTCCACGAGCCGGCCCCGGTGGTGACCCCCGATGCCCGCCAGGACTCCCGGTTCGCCACCAACCCGTTCGTGACCGGCGAGATCGGCACCGTCCGCTTCTACGCCTCGGCCCCGCTGGTGACCCCCGGCGGCGAGGCCATCGGCAGGCTCTGCGTCTTCGACGACCTGCCCCACGACCTGACCGCGCAGCGCGCGCACATGCTCGCCGAGCTCGCGCGACGCGTCGTGGACGTCCTCGAGCTGCGGCTGCGGACGCGCCAGCTCGAGCAGTCCCGCGACGAGCTCCGCCGGTCCAACGAGCTGCTGTCGCTCTTCGCCGGCCAGGTCAGCCACGACCTGCGCTCACCGCTCACCGCGATCATGGCCAACGCCGAGCTGCTCACCTTGGAGCCCGTCGTGCAGGAGGACGAGGGCGTCGCCGCGCTGGCCGACGCGACCCTCGCTGCGGGGCGCCGGATGGCCGCGATGATCCAGGCCATCCTCGACTTCACCGTGGTGGGGGCACGTCTCGACATGACCGACCTCGACCTCGGCGACCTGCTCACCGACGTCCTGACCGACCTCGACCCGATCGTGGAGGAGCGTCGCGCGCGGGTCTCCAGCGGCGAGCTCCCCCAGGTGCGGGGGGACCGCCAGCAGCTCTACGCCGTGCTGCTCAACCTGGTCTCCAACGCGGTGAAGTTCACCCCCGCCACCACCAGGCCCGTCGTCGAGGTCCGGGCGGTCCGCGAGGACGGCCGGTGGCGGATCGAGGTCAGCGACAACGGCCGGGGCATCCCCGCCGAGCAGCGCGAGGGCCTGTTCGACCTCTACAGCAGGGGTGCCGGTTCCGGCGGCGTCGAGGGGACCGGCATCGGGCTGGCCACAGCGCGGCGGGCCGTCGAGGCGCACGGTGGCAGCATCGGGATCGAGGACGCGCCGGGCGGCGGGACGACCGTCTGGTTCACCGTCCCGGACTGA
- a CDS encoding YciI family protein: MPQYLLSVSHPADFDPSSVAEEDMQRMFAQVGAFNDELRSSGSWVFAGGLMPVSDATCVDATGPEPVVTDGPFVEAKEYLGGFWVIEAADLDAALAIATKGSAACEGKVEVRPFQGE; this comes from the coding sequence ATGCCGCAGTACCTGCTGTCCGTCAGCCACCCCGCCGACTTCGACCCGAGCTCGGTCGCCGAGGAGGACATGCAGCGCATGTTCGCCCAGGTCGGCGCCTTCAACGACGAGCTCCGCTCCTCCGGCTCGTGGGTCTTCGCCGGCGGCCTCATGCCCGTCAGCGACGCCACCTGCGTCGACGCCACCGGCCCCGAGCCCGTCGTCACCGACGGCCCCTTCGTCGAGGCCAAGGAGTACCTCGGCGGCTTCTGGGTCATCGAGGCCGCCGACCTCGACGCCGCCCTCGCGATCGCCACCAAGGGCTCGGCCGCCTGCGAGGGCAAGGTCGAGGTGCGGCCCTTCCAGGGCGAGTGA
- a CDS encoding RNA polymerase sigma factor — MSHPLPPDEPAGRPDDPAGPARATVEAVVRREHGRVLAGLVRRFGDIDLAEDALGEALVTALERWPADGVPPNPAGWLTTTAARKALDRLRRESRRGDKHAEAAMLHDPTPPDPTGPVTDDRLRLIFTCCHPALAEENRVALTLRLLGGLTVAEIAHAFLVPETTMAQRITRAKQKIRNAHIPYAVPAAEDVPRRLTTVLAVLYLVFNEGYLASGPDADPVREDLCAEAIRLTRQVREVVAPLGPQPEVDGLLALMLLIEARRPARLRDGVLVTLDEQDRSRWDRALVEEGHTLVRGCLAVGRPGPYQLQAAVNAVHTDAPAAADTDWSQVVALYDHLMRLAPSPVVALNRAVAVAELDGPEVALAQVDRLGLTSYHAWHATRADLLRRLGRVPDALAAYDEALRTAGNSAERTWLERRRGAVSLGT, encoded by the coding sequence GTGAGCCACCCCCTCCCGCCCGACGAGCCGGCCGGCCGGCCCGACGACCCGGCCGGGCCCGCGCGCGCGACCGTCGAGGCCGTCGTACGCCGTGAGCACGGGCGGGTGCTGGCGGGACTCGTCCGTCGCTTCGGCGACATCGACCTGGCCGAGGACGCCCTCGGCGAGGCCCTGGTGACCGCGCTCGAGCGCTGGCCGGCCGACGGCGTCCCACCCAACCCCGCCGGCTGGCTCACCACCACCGCCGCCCGCAAGGCGCTGGACCGGCTGCGACGGGAGAGCCGCCGCGGTGACAAGCACGCGGAGGCAGCGATGCTGCACGACCCCACGCCACCGGACCCGACCGGCCCGGTCACCGACGACCGCCTGCGGCTGATCTTCACCTGCTGCCACCCGGCGCTCGCCGAGGAGAACCGCGTCGCGCTCACCCTGCGGCTGCTCGGCGGGCTCACCGTCGCCGAGATCGCGCACGCCTTCCTGGTGCCCGAGACGACGATGGCCCAGCGGATCACCCGCGCGAAGCAGAAGATCCGCAACGCCCACATCCCCTACGCGGTGCCCGCCGCGGAGGACGTCCCGCGCCGGCTCACCACGGTGCTCGCCGTTCTCTACCTGGTGTTCAACGAGGGCTACCTCGCCTCGGGGCCCGACGCCGACCCGGTGCGCGAGGACCTGTGCGCCGAGGCGATCCGCCTGACCCGCCAGGTGCGCGAGGTGGTCGCCCCCCTCGGTCCGCAGCCCGAGGTCGACGGGCTGCTCGCCCTCATGCTGCTGATCGAGGCACGGCGGCCCGCCCGGCTCCGCGACGGCGTGCTGGTCACCCTCGACGAGCAGGACCGCTCCCGGTGGGACCGGGCGCTGGTCGAGGAGGGGCACACCCTGGTCCGCGGCTGCCTCGCCGTCGGCCGGCCCGGTCCCTACCAGCTCCAGGCCGCGGTCAACGCGGTGCACACCGACGCCCCCGCGGCCGCGGACACCGACTGGTCGCAGGTCGTCGCGCTCTACGACCACCTCATGCGCCTGGCCCCGAGCCCGGTCGTCGCCCTCAACCGCGCGGTCGCGGTCGCCGAGCTCGACGGGCCGGAGGTCGCTCTGGCGCAGGTCGACCGGCTCGGCCTCACGTCGTACCACGCCTGGCACGCCACCCGCGCCGACCTCCTGCGCCGCCTCGGCCGCGTCCCCGACGCCCTCGCGGCGTACGACGAGGCCCTCCGGACCGCCGGCAACTCCGCGGAGCGCACCTGGCTGGAGAGGCGGCGGGGTGCAGTTTCACTAGGTACCTAG
- a CDS encoding aspartate-semialdehyde dehydrogenase, protein MSRPLNVGIVGATGQVGVAMRDILLERGFAVDQLRFFASSRSAGRTLAWGDREVVVEDTETADPAGLDIALFSAGATASRAQAPRFAAAGVLVVDNSSAWRKDPEVPLVVSEVNPHAISQAVKGIIANPNCTTMAAMPVLKPLHDEAGLVRLVASTYQAVSGSGIAGVEELAGQLAAVDDPRPLAYDGSSVTLPAPSKYVAPIAFNVLPMAGSVVDDGSNETDEEQKLRNESRKILEIPDLRVSGTCVRVPVFTGHSLSINAEFASALPAKRALELLADAPGVVVSEVPTPLVAAGNDPSYVGRVRQDQSVEGERGLVLFVSNDNLRKGAALNTVQIAELVAASR, encoded by the coding sequence ATGAGCCGTCCGCTCAACGTCGGCATCGTCGGCGCCACCGGTCAGGTCGGCGTCGCGATGCGCGACATCCTGCTCGAGCGCGGCTTCGCCGTGGACCAGCTGCGGTTCTTCGCCTCCTCCCGCTCGGCGGGCAGGACGCTGGCCTGGGGCGACCGCGAGGTCGTCGTCGAGGACACCGAGACCGCCGACCCGGCCGGGCTGGACATCGCGCTGTTCTCGGCCGGTGCCACCGCCTCGCGCGCCCAGGCGCCCCGCTTCGCGGCGGCCGGGGTCCTCGTCGTCGACAACTCCTCGGCCTGGCGCAAGGACCCCGAGGTCCCGCTGGTGGTCAGCGAGGTCAACCCCCACGCGATCTCGCAGGCGGTCAAGGGCATCATCGCCAACCCCAACTGCACGACGATGGCCGCGATGCCGGTGCTCAAGCCGCTGCACGACGAGGCCGGCCTGGTCCGCCTGGTCGCCAGCACCTACCAGGCCGTCTCCGGCTCCGGCATCGCCGGCGTCGAGGAGCTCGCGGGCCAGCTCGCCGCCGTGGACGACCCGCGCCCCCTGGCCTACGACGGCTCGTCGGTCACCCTGCCGGCGCCCTCGAAGTACGTCGCGCCGATCGCGTTCAACGTCCTGCCGATGGCCGGCTCGGTCGTCGACGACGGGTCCAACGAGACCGACGAGGAGCAGAAGCTGCGCAACGAGTCGCGCAAGATCCTCGAGATCCCCGACCTGCGCGTCTCCGGCACCTGTGTCCGCGTCCCGGTCTTCACCGGCCACTCCCTGTCGATCAACGCCGAGTTCGCCTCGGCCCTGCCGGCCAAGCGGGCGCTCGAGCTGCTCGCCGACGCCCCGGGGGTCGTGGTGAGCGAGGTCCCGACGCCGCTGGTGGCGGCGGGCAACGACCCGTCGTACGTCGGACGCGTGCGGCAGGACCAGAGCGTCGAGGGCGAGCGGGGCCTGGTGCTCTTCGTCAGCAACGACAACCTGCGCAAGGGCGCGGCGCTCAACACCGTGCAGATCGCCGAGCTGGTCGCCGCCTCGCGCTGA
- a CDS encoding aspartate kinase, with translation MGVVVQKYGGSSVADAEGVKRVAQRIVDAKRAGHDVVVVVSAMGDTTDELIDLAQQVSPMPPPRELDMLLTAGERISMALLAMAVGNLGHEARSFTGSQAGVITDSSHGKAKIIDVTPGRIQKALGEGAIAIVAGFQGVSQDTKDITTLGRGGSDTTAVALAAALRADCCEIYTDVDGVFTADPRIVPSAQRREHVSYEEMLEMAACGAKILHLRCVEYARRYDIPIHVRSSFSKLTGTWISNTPPTAPAAPTGESSTMEQAIIAGVAHDRSEAKITVVGVPDKIGEAARIFEALAGAGINLDMIVQNISAAATNLTDISFSLPRADGGTAMTALDRIKEEVGFASLLYDDQIGKVSLIGAGMRSHPGVTAKFFSALAAAGVNIQMISTSEIRISVVVDELQVDDAVRAAHAAFDLDSDQVEAVVYGGTGR, from the coding sequence GTGGGTGTTGTCGTGCAGAAGTACGGGGGGTCCTCCGTTGCTGATGCCGAAGGGGTCAAGCGCGTCGCGCAGCGCATCGTCGACGCCAAGCGGGCCGGCCACGACGTCGTCGTCGTCGTCTCCGCGATGGGCGACACGACCGACGAGCTGATCGACCTGGCCCAGCAGGTCTCCCCGATGCCGCCGCCGCGCGAGCTCGACATGCTGCTCACCGCGGGCGAGCGCATCTCGATGGCCCTGCTCGCCATGGCGGTGGGCAACCTCGGTCACGAGGCGCGGTCCTTCACCGGCAGCCAGGCGGGCGTCATCACCGACAGCTCCCACGGCAAGGCCAAGATCATCGACGTCACCCCGGGCCGCATCCAGAAGGCCCTCGGCGAGGGCGCGATCGCGATCGTGGCGGGCTTCCAGGGCGTCAGCCAGGACACCAAGGACATCACCACGCTGGGTCGGGGCGGCTCGGACACGACCGCGGTCGCGCTGGCCGCGGCGCTGCGCGCCGACTGCTGCGAGATCTACACCGACGTCGACGGCGTGTTCACCGCCGACCCGCGCATCGTCCCCAGCGCCCAGCGGCGCGAGCACGTCTCCTACGAGGAGATGCTCGAGATGGCTGCCTGCGGCGCCAAGATCCTGCACCTGCGATGCGTGGAGTACGCCCGCCGCTACGACATCCCGATCCACGTGCGCTCGTCGTTCAGCAAGCTGACCGGCACTTGGATCAGCAACACGCCCCCGACCGCGCCCGCGGCCCCGACTGGAGAGAGCAGCACCATGGAACAGGCCATCATCGCCGGCGTCGCGCACGACCGCTCCGAGGCCAAGATCACGGTGGTCGGCGTGCCCGACAAGATCGGCGAGGCGGCCCGCATCTTCGAGGCGCTGGCCGGGGCCGGCATCAACCTCGACATGATCGTGCAGAACATCTCCGCCGCCGCGACCAACCTGACCGACATCTCCTTCAGCCTGCCGCGGGCCGACGGCGGCACGGCCATGACCGCGCTCGACCGGATCAAGGAGGAGGTCGGCTTCGCCTCCCTGCTCTACGACGACCAGATCGGCAAGGTCTCCCTCATCGGGGCCGGGATGCGCTCCCACCCGGGCGTGACCGCGAAGTTCTTCTCCGCGCTCGCCGCGGCCGGCGTCAACATCCAGATGATCTCGACCTCCGAGATCCGCATCTCGGTGGTCGTCGACGAGCTCCAGGTCGACGACGCCGTGCGCGCCGCCCACGCCGCCTTCGACCTCGACTCCGACCAGGTCGAGGCCGTCGTCTACGGGGGGACCGGTCGATGA